Proteins encoded within one genomic window of Candidatus Nezhaarchaeota archaeon:
- a CDS encoding thiamine pyrophosphate-binding protein codes for MIIAEAFFKALKLDMYFTVPGRFTIPLNISLEKIGANKVMIPDERCAGHAADGYARVSGKPAGLVISAGPGALNATLPVATAFRDNSPMVLIVGDVPTYSKGSLAVEEVELVNVFKPICKKLIYVGDEEGIAEALRLAEYSSRAPKRPVLIDFPLDVQEREARLWYDHREGVQKGEEEDVKEKAAEVAKLLKDSKRPLILVGNGCLGAHDLVAKFAEKYRIPMAYTLMGWCMAWPKPSVNVGFCGVRGFKAANRALQECDLLIALGARLSEATIAHGLSNEATVIQILVDDPFHKRASIKIRANCESFVKALLERYDGGEKSHWVQYEAEPFYESKTFKIITRLLRESDCSVLSLDMGQSSTWALEAVKHGWSGPILYPGGLATMGFSIPAAIGAQLAKPNGKVLSITGDGGALMNLPALHVISKLKLPIIVAVFNNEVYGMVRSRQLRDYGLTSDVEVGFRGFREVAEATGMRYLEVKEERDLEGLGKGPLLIEVKVDADDAPPTTKKLFPKPSDFQAYITHARDAVSSQIF; via the coding sequence ATGATTATTGCTGAAGCCTTCTTCAAGGCGTTGAAGCTGGATATGTACTTCACGGTTCCAGGTAGATTCACCATCCCTCTAAACATATCATTAGAGAAGATCGGCGCTAACAAGGTCATGATACCTGACGAGAGATGTGCTGGACACGCAGCTGACGGCTACGCCAGGGTGTCCGGTAAACCAGCCGGTTTAGTAATCTCAGCTGGACCAGGAGCGCTTAACGCAACGCTTCCTGTTGCTACGGCTTTCAGAGACAACTCGCCCATGGTACTGATAGTCGGGGACGTACCGACGTACTCCAAGGGCTCTCTGGCTGTAGAGGAAGTTGAGTTGGTAAATGTTTTTAAGCCAATATGCAAGAAGCTCATTTACGTTGGTGATGAGGAGGGGATAGCCGAGGCATTAAGGCTCGCTGAGTACTCATCGAGAGCTCCTAAAAGACCTGTGCTCATAGACTTCCCCCTTGACGTGCAAGAGAGAGAAGCTCGCTTATGGTATGATCATAGAGAGGGTGTCCAAAAGGGGGAGGAGGAAGACGTTAAGGAAAAGGCGGCTGAGGTAGCTAAGCTGTTAAAGGACTCCAAGAGACCCTTAATATTAGTGGGCAATGGCTGTCTTGGAGCTCACGATCTCGTAGCTAAGTTTGCTGAGAAGTACAGGATCCCGATGGCGTACACGTTAATGGGCTGGTGCATGGCCTGGCCCAAACCATCAGTTAATGTGGGCTTCTGCGGGGTTAGAGGGTTTAAAGCGGCAAACAGGGCTCTTCAAGAGTGCGATTTACTCATAGCTCTTGGAGCTAGACTATCAGAAGCAACCATAGCTCACGGTTTGAGTAATGAAGCAACAGTCATACAGATACTCGTTGACGATCCGTTTCACAAAAGAGCTTCAATTAAGATTAGAGCTAATTGCGAGAGCTTCGTTAAAGCGCTTTTAGAACGATACGATGGAGGAGAGAAGAGCCATTGGGTCCAATACGAGGCTGAGCCATTCTACGAGTCTAAGACATTCAAGATAATTACGAGGTTACTACGTGAAAGTGATTGCTCGGTACTTTCCTTGGATATGGGTCAATCAAGCACGTGGGCTCTCGAAGCCGTTAAGCACGGTTGGAGTGGGCCAATACTCTACCCAGGAGGTTTGGCGACCATGGGCTTCTCAATACCAGCAGCCATAGGCGCGCAGCTAGCTAAGCCTAACGGTAAAGTCCTCTCAATAACAGGTGATGGAGGGGCGCTCATGAACCTGCCAGCTCTTCACGTGATCTCCAAGCTTAAGTTACCGATAATAGTAGCGGTCTTCAACAACGAGGTCTACGGTATGGTTAGGAGTAGGCAGCTTAGAGATTACGGCCTGACGAGTGATGTAGAAGTGGGCTTTAGAGGCTTTCGAGAGGTGGCAGAGGCTACTGGCATGAGGTACCTCGAGGTCAAGGAGGAGAGAGACCTAGAAGGCTTAGGTAAGGGACCGTTACTAATAGAGGTTAAGGTTGACGCCGACGATGCTCCTCCAACAACCAAGAAGCTCTTCCCGAAACCAAGTGATTTCCAAGCTTATATCACCCACGCGCGAGACGCTGTTAGCTCTCAAATTTTTTAG
- a CDS encoding homocitrate synthase family protein, translating into MVGELKSVDELLKDMEERGVATSLYNAKYDRKPILYDTTLRDGEQTPGVSFTVEDKVEIALLLEECGIGEIEAGFPAISSEEKEAVKAVSKATSKAKVLCLCRVLKSDVDLALSCDVDGVIIFAPSSDIHLKWKLKMDAEDILKCAADVVEYAKSHGVFIQFTCEDATRTPLERLLRFYRAVINHGADRIGVADTVGCITPSGMRFLISELSKSLNKPIAVHCHNDFGLATANTLAAYEAGATALSVSINGLGERCGNAALEEVALALHCLYGVELNLDFKKLIKLSNRVAEITGLRPWPLKPIVGSHAFTHESGIHVAAVLENPFTYEPYSPRILGVDRSIKFGKHSGTKAIIYALRGVGIELSTEEAREVLEEVKRLERARGCLNLDDVKEIAFRVKGRGR; encoded by the coding sequence ATGGTTGGTGAGCTTAAGAGCGTTGATGAGCTACTCAAAGACATGGAAGAGAGAGGTGTAGCGACAAGCCTCTACAATGCTAAGTACGATAGGAAGCCAATACTCTACGATACCACTTTGAGGGATGGTGAGCAGACACCAGGGGTTTCATTTACTGTTGAGGACAAAGTGGAAATAGCTCTCTTACTTGAAGAGTGTGGTATAGGAGAGATAGAGGCTGGCTTTCCAGCTATATCAAGCGAGGAGAAGGAGGCTGTTAAAGCAGTTTCCAAAGCTACCTCGAAGGCTAAGGTCCTATGCCTCTGTCGAGTCTTGAAGTCCGATGTGGATCTGGCATTGAGCTGCGACGTTGATGGGGTCATAATATTCGCCCCCTCATCCGACATCCACTTGAAGTGGAAGCTTAAGATGGATGCTGAGGACATTTTAAAATGCGCTGCAGATGTCGTAGAATATGCTAAGTCCCACGGGGTCTTCATTCAGTTCACATGCGAAGATGCTACGAGGACACCGCTTGAAAGGCTCTTGAGGTTCTATAGAGCTGTCATAAATCATGGAGCTGATAGAATTGGAGTTGCAGACACCGTTGGCTGCATAACCCCTTCTGGCATGAGATTTTTGATAAGCGAGCTTTCAAAGTCCTTGAACAAGCCCATAGCTGTTCACTGTCACAATGACTTCGGACTCGCAACAGCTAACACGTTGGCTGCCTATGAGGCTGGAGCAACAGCTTTATCAGTCTCGATAAACGGCCTTGGTGAGAGGTGCGGTAACGCGGCTTTAGAAGAAGTGGCTCTAGCACTTCATTGTCTCTATGGGGTAGAGCTGAACTTAGACTTTAAGAAACTAATTAAGCTCTCTAACAGGGTTGCTGAAATTACCGGATTGAGGCCCTGGCCTTTGAAGCCAATAGTCGGATCACATGCGTTCACACACGAGTCAGGAATACACGTTGCAGCGGTCCTCGAGAATCCGTTCACTTACGAGCCCTATAGCCCGAGAATCTTGGGGGTCGATAGAAGCATAAAGTTTGGGAAGCATAGTGGCACTAAGGCCATAATCTACGCACTGAGAGGTGTTGGTATAGAATTATCTACAGAGGAGGCTAGAGAGGTCTTAGAAGAGGTTAAGAGACTAGAGAGGGCTAGGGGCTGCTTGAATCTAGACGACGTCAAAGAGATAGCTTTTAGAGTGAAGGGTAGAGGGAGATGA
- a CDS encoding dihydropteroate synthase-like protein, with product MKVLLVTGRAASKIVEEYASKSGVDFEVYVMPHEVAALIPPIEIAKRLKAHGVKGFDLILIPGLISGDASVIEKEVGIPTFKGPIHAADIPYVLSMIGKVELSKVEPACKILNLSRELREEEELRSLEEELRSKAYFDIAGVPIAKGSLRIVAEVASAPIKGVEATLAEALRYKSCGADIIDVGMVAGESKPELASKLVRTIKKEVKGAVSIDSLDPKEITAAVEAGANLVISVDSGTLDDLQDLPRDVAIVVIPTDVKKGYYPATIGDKVSALEEAVDKALRMGFKKVIADPILSPPLQPSLLESLVAYYEFAKRRPNVPLMMGIGNVTELMDVDSIGINGLMAAIAAELEISLLLTTEASNKTRNCVRELCIAARMAKLSKMSRKPMKDFSLSLLAIKEKRDLTLPAEKMEECKVVKASESKMHDYDPSGYVKITIDRCRRVLLASHFKDGEVTCIIEGARAEDVYNELIRRRLVTTLSHAAYLGKELYKAELALKLNKSYVQDGELDFGFLVKS from the coding sequence ATGAAGGTCCTGTTGGTTACTGGTAGAGCGGCTTCAAAGATTGTTGAGGAGTACGCTTCGAAGTCTGGTGTAGACTTCGAGGTCTACGTGATGCCTCATGAGGTTGCAGCCTTAATTCCTCCAATTGAGATAGCTAAGAGGTTGAAGGCTCACGGCGTCAAAGGCTTCGATTTGATATTGATTCCAGGACTCATTAGCGGGGACGCCTCCGTGATAGAGAAGGAGGTTGGAATTCCAACGTTTAAGGGGCCCATTCACGCAGCTGACATACCTTATGTGCTTTCAATGATTGGTAAGGTCGAGCTCTCTAAGGTAGAACCAGCTTGCAAAATTCTGAATTTAAGTAGGGAGCTTAGGGAAGAGGAGGAGCTTAGAAGCTTAGAGGAGGAGCTTAGAAGCAAGGCTTACTTCGATATAGCTGGAGTGCCAATAGCTAAGGGGTCTCTCAGGATAGTTGCCGAGGTAGCTTCTGCTCCAATCAAAGGGGTTGAAGCAACGCTAGCTGAAGCTCTAAGGTATAAGAGCTGTGGGGCTGATATCATCGACGTTGGCATGGTGGCTGGTGAGAGCAAACCAGAGCTGGCAAGCAAGCTAGTGAGAACCATCAAAAAGGAGGTTAAAGGAGCAGTCAGCATAGACTCCCTAGACCCGAAGGAGATAACGGCTGCAGTTGAAGCTGGTGCAAACCTCGTTATAAGTGTTGATAGTGGAACTCTAGACGATTTACAAGACTTGCCGCGAGATGTTGCCATCGTTGTGATACCAACGGACGTCAAGAAAGGCTACTACCCAGCAACCATAGGTGATAAGGTTAGTGCTCTTGAGGAGGCAGTTGATAAAGCGCTGAGAATGGGGTTCAAGAAAGTGATAGCCGATCCAATATTGAGCCCTCCACTACAGCCAAGTCTCTTAGAGTCTCTAGTGGCTTACTACGAGTTTGCTAAGAGGCGCCCTAATGTTCCCTTGATGATGGGCATTGGTAACGTGACAGAGTTAATGGATGTAGATAGCATTGGGATCAATGGATTGATGGCAGCTATAGCTGCTGAGCTTGAAATCTCACTACTTCTCACGACAGAAGCAAGTAACAAGACTCGCAACTGTGTCAGAGAGCTTTGCATAGCTGCAAGAATGGCTAAGCTATCTAAGATGTCTCGAAAACCGATGAAAGACTTCAGCTTAAGCCTATTAGCTATTAAGGAGAAGAGGGACTTAACTCTTCCAGCAGAGAAGATGGAGGAATGTAAAGTCGTAAAGGCTTCTGAGAGTAAAATGCATGACTATGATCCTTCAGGTTATGTTAAGATAACCATCGATAGATGTAGGAGGGTACTGCTAGCCTCGCATTTCAAGGATGGTGAAGTGACGTGTATTATCGAGGGGGCGAGGGCTGAAGATGTATATAACGAATTAATAAGGAGAAGGCTTGTTACGACCTTGAGTCACGCAGCCTACTTAGGTAAGGAGCTTTACAAGGCTGAGCTCGCACTTAAGCTTAATAAGAGTTATGTTCAGGATGGGGAACTTGACTTTGGGTTCCTAGTAAAAAGCTAG
- a CDS encoding ribosomal protein L13e, translating to MPENIEIPEPIVKVPSRKELPARTRPGKGFSVPELKAVGLNVKRARKLGLRVDERRDSCREENVKSLKEFLEKITNKA from the coding sequence ATGCCGGAAAACATTGAGATTCCAGAACCAATAGTCAAAGTACCTTCACGTAAAGAGCTACCAGCTAGGACGCGACCTGGTAAGGGCTTCAGTGTACCCGAGCTTAAGGCCGTTGGGCTTAATGTTAAGAGAGCCAGGAAGCTAGGCTTGAGGGTTGATGAGCGTAGAGATAGCTGTCGTGAAGAGAATGTAAAGTCGCTAAAGGAATTTCTAGAGAAGATCACTAACAAAGCTTAA
- a CDS encoding ABC transporter permease: MNLSVMTFIADAFKLAFKVLKERKLRATLTLLGIMIGPLVMIMMGSVVAGYSSYIVNQIALLGQNAVVIYPSSDYKLTHEDLNYIKSFTYVDEAEPFYASQGVIKRGAENVQVYVYAVKIPLILRSIGGLEVMEGELPMEGDVVSALVGYKVAFDGQGNMLYKVGDVITITVSEVKGGRITKTRSINVVVVGILNEYGGALLFSPDQTIFLNSEAGTKLLNIRDWSGIFVLLRDSIYVNDFTTTLRETYGDKLTVIAFGAIAKMASSIASAVTFINFTTSLSALAVAVAGITATMVTSVIERTREIGVMKAVGFTNVQVVLMILAESLAMSLLGGSVGMILGVVGAYILASRGLEIAGETTSIIVRAQPALTPDLFLLTSGLTVLVGIIGGLLPAYMASKIPPAVALRYE, from the coding sequence ATGAATCTCTCAGTTATGACCTTCATTGCAGACGCCTTTAAACTTGCCTTTAAGGTATTAAAGGAGAGGAAGCTTAGAGCAACATTAACGCTCTTGGGAATAATGATAGGCCCTCTCGTTATGATAATGATGGGCTCAGTGGTTGCTGGCTACTCAAGCTACATAGTCAACCAAATAGCTTTATTGGGGCAGAACGCTGTCGTCATTTACCCTTCATCGGATTACAAGCTTACACACGAAGACCTCAATTACATAAAATCGTTTACCTACGTTGATGAAGCTGAACCATTCTATGCATCTCAAGGAGTCATTAAAAGAGGTGCGGAGAATGTTCAAGTGTATGTCTATGCAGTCAAGATACCGCTAATTTTGAGGTCCATAGGTGGCTTAGAGGTGATGGAAGGAGAGTTACCGATGGAAGGCGATGTCGTTAGTGCTCTTGTGGGCTACAAGGTGGCATTCGATGGTCAGGGGAACATGTTATACAAGGTAGGTGACGTGATAACCATAACTGTTAGCGAAGTCAAGGGTGGGCGCATAACGAAAACTAGGAGCATTAACGTGGTAGTTGTAGGCATTCTTAACGAGTATGGAGGAGCATTGCTTTTCAGCCCGGATCAAACAATATTCTTAAACAGCGAAGCTGGAACTAAGTTGCTAAACATCAGGGATTGGTCTGGAATATTTGTGCTATTAAGAGATTCCATATACGTCAACGACTTCACGACAACGCTTCGAGAAACCTACGGCGACAAACTCACTGTGATAGCATTTGGCGCAATAGCGAAGATGGCGTCTAGCATAGCCTCAGCAGTAACATTCATAAACTTTACAACATCGCTCTCAGCCTTAGCTGTTGCAGTTGCAGGAATAACTGCGACTATGGTTACATCAGTCATCGAGAGAACTAGGGAGATAGGGGTCATGAAAGCGGTAGGCTTTACAAACGTTCAAGTTGTGCTAATGATCTTAGCGGAATCACTTGCAATGAGCTTGCTAGGCGGCTCAGTAGGAATGATCCTTGGAGTTGTTGGAGCTTACATTCTTGCATCACGAGGCCTTGAAATCGCTGGTGAAACAACATCTATAATAGTGAGAGCGCAACCTGCACTTACCCCAGACCTCTTCTTACTGACCTCAGGGTTAACGGTCTTGGTAGGCATAATTGGAGGGCTTTTACCAGCTTACATGGCATCTAAGATACCGCCAGCCGTTGCTTTACGTTACGAATAA
- a CDS encoding TldD/PmbA family protein produces MRVGRIIDLCINRGVEYADCTSITYRRLRVDYINGQAVVSQSSGDVYVLKVLSKGSWGVGAFTKLSDEVITDVLKKAAANTVKNIKLAQRRPAQGGYVIGQKKEISESCVPDVVHFLKSVETSLREYCESLQSFEGVVEGLVKKRAMISSDGVNAYEVKPLVVGCFIARAKSGEVATTEVFGSGGLEVLERVSPQELVEELAYKLNATLNSKALNPYYRGSRFEVVLSPKAASHVMQVIVEEFLNARRWRWHLKDGYSNLTILDDPTIEGGYGSFFFDDEGVKARRKKLIEDGRLVSLLHNRETAYVHGVEPTGNGRGFAVPPEPLHSNIIVCPGDWSLKEIVEETKLGFLVHGVKRVYLVNELLAIEPDATFLLIKGELRSPVKVNYFAIDARSFFSEIKAISSGPLGFAREVMLGCETASYSPPIKVNLRAF; encoded by the coding sequence ATGCGTGTTGGGAGGATTATCGATCTATGCATTAATAGAGGGGTTGAGTACGCTGATTGTACGAGCATTACTTACAGGAGACTGAGGGTTGATTACATTAATGGTCAGGCAGTAGTTAGTCAAAGCTCAGGAGACGTCTACGTACTTAAAGTATTGTCGAAAGGTAGTTGGGGTGTGGGTGCGTTTACAAAGCTAAGCGATGAAGTTATCACAGATGTACTGAAGAAAGCCGCTGCAAACACCGTTAAGAACATTAAACTAGCTCAGAGAAGACCTGCTCAAGGAGGTTACGTCATAGGGCAGAAGAAAGAAATAAGTGAGAGTTGCGTACCTGACGTAGTTCACTTCTTGAAAAGCGTGGAGACAAGCCTTAGAGAGTACTGTGAGAGTTTGCAAAGCTTTGAAGGAGTTGTTGAAGGATTAGTTAAGAAGAGAGCCATGATCTCAAGCGATGGAGTGAATGCTTACGAAGTCAAACCTTTAGTTGTTGGTTGTTTTATAGCTCGTGCGAAGAGTGGTGAGGTAGCGACAACTGAGGTCTTTGGATCTGGCGGACTAGAAGTCCTTGAGAGAGTTAGCCCTCAAGAGCTTGTTGAGGAGTTAGCGTATAAGTTAAATGCTACGTTAAACTCTAAGGCGTTAAACCCATACTATAGAGGATCGAGGTTCGAAGTAGTTCTATCACCGAAGGCGGCTTCTCACGTCATGCAGGTGATCGTTGAAGAGTTTTTAAATGCAAGAAGATGGAGGTGGCATTTAAAGGATGGCTACAGTAACCTAACGATACTTGACGATCCGACTATTGAGGGTGGGTATGGAAGCTTCTTCTTCGATGACGAAGGGGTCAAGGCCAGGCGCAAGAAGCTAATAGAAGATGGAAGGCTTGTCTCCCTCTTGCATAATAGAGAAACTGCCTATGTACATGGTGTCGAGCCTACGGGTAATGGAAGAGGATTTGCTGTTCCTCCCGAGCCTCTACACAGCAATATAATTGTGTGCCCTGGAGATTGGAGCCTTAAGGAAATCGTAGAGGAGACGAAGCTTGGCTTCTTAGTTCATGGGGTTAAACGAGTGTACTTGGTCAATGAGCTTCTTGCTATAGAACCCGACGCAACCTTCTTATTAATTAAGGGGGAGCTGAGGAGTCCAGTTAAAGTAAACTACTTTGCTATTGATGCACGCAGCTTCTTCTCAGAGATTAAGGCAATATCCTCAGGACCTCTAGGCTTTGCTCGAGAGGTCATGTTAGGCTGCGAGACTGCCTCCTATAGTCCTCCGATTAAGGTCAATCTTAGAGCTTTTTGA
- a CDS encoding 4Fe-4S binding protein: MTKLKAVLEGFRALIKGPFTVRYPFEPSPPPETFRGAPKRDPEKCTACGACYQNCPTKAISILDLGKEVAVDVWYGKCIFCARCTEVCPEEAVKMSLTYDLSTYNKEEVRESVSMPAQRCQVCGKLITSDRHVDKVIDRVKILPLPLNYHMMVSLCPECKRKQQATLLLGLRVERLPAITIPAAVSEKK; the protein is encoded by the coding sequence ATGACTAAGCTGAAGGCTGTACTTGAAGGTTTTAGGGCCCTGATTAAGGGTCCCTTCACGGTAAGGTATCCCTTCGAGCCTTCTCCCCCGCCTGAAACTTTTAGAGGAGCTCCTAAACGAGATCCCGAGAAGTGCACTGCATGCGGTGCATGCTACCAGAATTGCCCAACTAAGGCCATCTCGATCCTCGACCTAGGCAAGGAGGTTGCTGTCGACGTTTGGTACGGTAAGTGCATCTTCTGTGCGAGGTGTACTGAGGTGTGCCCTGAAGAAGCAGTTAAGATGAGCCTGACCTACGACCTCAGCACCTACAACAAGGAGGAGGTTAGAGAAAGCGTCTCCATGCCCGCTCAAAGATGTCAAGTGTGTGGAAAGTTGATAACAAGCGATAGGCATGTAGACAAGGTCATTGATAGAGTTAAGATCCTTCCACTACCATTAAATTACCATATGATGGTGTCTCTATGCCCAGAATGCAAGAGGAAGCAGCAAGCTACACTTTTATTGGGATTAAGAGTGGAGAGATTGCCAGCAATAACTATCCCGGCGGCTGTCAGCGAAAAGAAGTAG
- a CDS encoding proton-conducting transporter membrane subunit translates to MSLSEIVLIMVLVPGVAGFITLGLSKFRATSGAIASIASLIALIMSGALLYKLNAENIVQQVILCLSVIGMRWEFEVTRLNALTTFFIALIGFLIALYSTRYITRYDGKGYYFTLILWSLSASIIAMMSMNWISFLVFWEVCTLALFFLVRVGGSEAKAPAYRALLLLASCDLLMAVGVALAVVKTQSLEILRLAGLDPLSVGLIFALMILSALAKAGGVPVHTWIPDIAPNSPATTLALYPAAYDKLLGIFKLTVICHYIIAFTPSISTVVTVIGMMTMLLAVLMAMVQHDIKKLLSFHAISQVGYMITGIGIGTSLAIAGGLFHMVNHVLYKSCLFLTAGAVFYVTGAKEVERLGGLAKKMPITFTCALIAALAISGIPPLNGFASKWMIYQAAFEATEISPVNAVAGIIAVLTSALTLASFIKYLHSVFLGPLPREYENVKEVPLSMRVPMIVLAVLCIVFGLLPQVPLTYMIIPALSNIHITYGLPTSLPLEWAYLAPSAWATWSPIIVTLMALLALVLGWIIYVIGKRVQPFVYRVEAVKPFISGEDLLIYYHGGHFYGPVKLSLKRLYSIADRGGFSIAWRSIANVFKPVLKSPRNGVFFIYALWIIMIILAAIIGGGT, encoded by the coding sequence ATGAGCCTTTCAGAAATAGTGCTGATCATGGTGCTAGTGCCTGGTGTAGCTGGCTTCATAACTCTTGGTTTAAGTAAGTTTAGAGCTACTAGCGGAGCCATCGCCTCCATTGCGAGCTTGATCGCATTAATCATGAGCGGGGCCCTATTGTACAAGCTAAATGCGGAGAACATAGTCCAACAGGTGATTTTGTGCCTAAGCGTTATCGGAATGAGGTGGGAGTTCGAAGTTACAAGGCTCAATGCCCTTACCACGTTCTTCATTGCATTGATTGGTTTTCTAATAGCACTGTATTCCACTAGATACATTACTAGGTACGATGGTAAGGGTTACTACTTCACGCTAATACTTTGGAGCTTAAGTGCATCGATAATCGCCATGATGTCAATGAACTGGATATCGTTCTTAGTATTTTGGGAGGTCTGCACGTTAGCTTTGTTCTTCTTAGTTAGAGTCGGGGGTAGTGAGGCTAAAGCACCTGCATATAGGGCGCTCCTCCTTCTGGCTTCATGCGACCTCTTAATGGCTGTTGGGGTTGCCTTGGCCGTAGTTAAGACGCAAAGCCTTGAAATCTTAAGGCTTGCAGGCTTAGATCCACTTAGTGTGGGTTTGATATTTGCTTTAATGATTCTAAGCGCCTTAGCTAAGGCAGGAGGTGTGCCGGTCCACACATGGATCCCAGATATTGCTCCAAACTCTCCGGCGACCACGCTAGCTCTATATCCAGCTGCCTACGATAAGCTGCTTGGGATATTCAAGCTCACAGTGATCTGCCACTACATTATAGCATTTACCCCTTCAATTAGCACGGTAGTCACCGTTATAGGAATGATGACCATGCTCTTGGCCGTCCTCATGGCCATGGTTCAGCACGACATAAAGAAGTTGCTTAGCTTTCACGCTATTAGCCAAGTGGGTTACATGATAACCGGTATAGGCATCGGAACCTCGCTAGCCATAGCTGGTGGTCTCTTCCACATGGTCAACCATGTTCTTTATAAGAGCTGTCTATTCTTAACAGCTGGAGCTGTCTTCTACGTTACTGGTGCCAAAGAGGTTGAAAGACTAGGTGGGCTAGCTAAGAAGATGCCCATCACCTTCACATGTGCTCTAATAGCAGCTCTCGCAATATCAGGGATCCCACCCTTAAATGGTTTTGCTAGCAAGTGGATGATATATCAAGCAGCCTTTGAAGCAACAGAGATAAGTCCTGTCAACGCGGTTGCTGGTATAATCGCAGTTTTAACCAGCGCCTTGACCTTGGCCTCATTCATAAAGTATCTTCACAGCGTATTTCTAGGTCCTCTACCAAGAGAGTATGAAAACGTCAAGGAAGTACCACTAAGCATGAGGGTTCCAATGATTGTGTTGGCGGTTTTATGCATAGTCTTTGGGCTACTTCCACAAGTCCCCCTTACCTACATGATCATACCTGCTTTAAGTAACATACACATTACGTACGGCTTGCCTACATCACTACCGCTAGAGTGGGCGTACTTGGCTCCATCAGCTTGGGCTACCTGGAGCCCAATAATAGTCACGCTGATGGCCCTCTTAGCGCTAGTGCTTGGATGGATTATTTACGTAATTGGTAAGAGGGTGCAACCGTTTGTCTACAGGGTTGAAGCCGTTAAGCCGTTTATCTCTGGTGAAGACCTCCTTATCTATTATCATGGTGGGCATTTCTACGGACCAGTTAAGTTATCTTTAAAAAGACTTTACTCGATAGCAGATAGAGGAGGATTCTCGATAGCGTGGAGATCTATTGCTAACGTCTTTAAACCGGTTTTAAAGAGTCCTAGAAACGGGGTTTTCTTTATTTATGCCCTGTGGATCATCATGATAATTCTGGCGGCAATTATTGGTGGTGGTACATGA
- a CDS encoding NADH-quinone oxidoreductase subunit B family protein, which produces MSGLITWARVKSPWLFHFNSGSCNNCDIELLDALTPRFDVERFGILLEGSPRHADVLVVTGIVNRQSLPRLKRVYDQMPNPKIVVALGTCATSGGIFSEGYNIAGPVDKVIPVDVYIPGCPPRPQAIIDGIVKALAKIQALRGGKK; this is translated from the coding sequence ATGTCTGGCTTAATCACATGGGCTCGAGTGAAGAGTCCTTGGCTATTCCACTTCAACTCTGGGTCATGTAATAACTGTGACATAGAGTTATTGGATGCTTTAACTCCGAGGTTCGATGTCGAAAGGTTTGGGATACTTCTAGAGGGAAGTCCAAGGCACGCCGATGTGCTCGTCGTGACCGGGATCGTTAATAGACAATCTCTACCAAGGCTTAAGAGGGTCTACGATCAAATGCCGAACCCGAAGATCGTCGTGGCCCTAGGTACTTGTGCAACATCTGGGGGGATATTTTCTGAGGGGTACAACATAGCTGGGCCAGTAGACAAAGTCATACCGGTTGACGTTTACATACCCGGCTGTCCTCCTAGACCTCAAGCGATCATAGATGGCATAGTGAAGGCATTAGCCAAGATTCAAGCTCTTAGAGGTGGTAAGAAGTGA